Part of the Quercus lobata isolate SW786 chromosome 6, ValleyOak3.0 Primary Assembly, whole genome shotgun sequence genome, TTCgaccgaaatttaagttacttacttgtgatttgaaatttaacaCTTTACTCAATTGAGCTTTGATCTAAATTTAAGTTATCTACTTTTAGTTTGAAATCCTATGATGCAAGTGTTCTGCTAGgttattttttatcttatttcatcttgtattttttgttttttgtgttttttgaggagagagacaaAAAAGTAGTGCAAAATAGCCATGTTTTTAACAGAAAATGGTTAAAAAACTCTGACCAAActaacctcaggtgggtaaagtatcaaatttcaaaacacaGGTAAACTACCTAAATTTCGatcaaaccacaggtgggtaaattgtaataataataataataataataataataataataagagttggTAGCTGCTATAggatgtgagagagagagagatagagagaaggagagagagagagagaagatactCAATTGGCATATCTTAGTGTTTCCAATTGAGACATCCTGTGTTCAAATCTATCGTCTTTGTTGTAATTATAacttctgaaaaaaaaaataaataaataaataaaagtgaacAATACAAAAGGCTATAACATTAGAACGTGACCTTTTATTTGCTGCACAACACCTGGGCTCTGACCctcatgaagaaaaaattaaataacttttaCTCTATATGTTGAATGTGTTTGTGTCCGTGAAGTCAACTcttatggtctgtttggatggaggggggaaAAATGGAGAGTGGAAGGGAGTAGagtaaaattggttaaaaataaacaaattttgtgctaaatctactctactcctttctctctcaatccaaacaaaccattAACTTTCACTCTTGACACCCTATGCACCTGATAGTACCCCTTAGGAAAACGTGATACAGCATTACaacttcataaataaatttataaataaataaaaaatataaaaaggggggggggggggggtaggaAGATGTACGATAACATATCATATTTCGTATGCTTAATAAGGTGTTTTAACATAAACTGGCTGAAcaaaaccccccccccccccccccccctctctcttaTCCAGTTAGTAACAGCCAAGAGTGAACATCCTAATCAAGATACCACTACTACTACTAGGACATGCAACACATCTCAGCTGACATTTGGACAACCAACCAACAGTAAACCTAAAAGAATGTCAATTGTACTCTTTTGCTTTATATACAATCCCGTCTCCCCAACCCTGCCTCCTATCCTATCCATCATAAGGAAACTCTACATCATTCTCGCTTACTTTAAATGGCTGAGGATGCTGGCCAGAGCAGTACAGATTCCACATCTTGAAATAGGATCGCTCAAGATTCCTCacctgaaattttttgtttaaacaaCTGCATCAATCACTGCTTCTAGTATCCATAACTCAAGCACAATAAAAACCACAAACATGGGTCACACCATAAGTAAACCATTACGTTTTTCATCACCTAATGTTGAGCAAGATACTCTGCCAATAAAAACTAGCTCAACTTATACATCCTCCCCTTAGAAGTgctaggtggagggtgaggtcataaATTCAAGACCTACTGGATGTGTATGTGtaaccaatcaaaaaaaaattgtttagcaAGATGCTCTAGATGTAAAGATATGACAAGGAGAAGTGGGAACTTCTTCCTGTATATTATAGTATACAAATACAGTTTTTGGCAAATGGAATAAATTTCCCTATAGTTCTGTGATGTTTACAAGTTAAATCCTTAATTTTCAATTCCATCAATATCCATgctataattttaaaatcacCGCAATCTACACCCCTAATGAGTAAGCACTAAAAAGAACTATTCACTTGAACAAAAAGTATATTAGTGCAAACCCCCCCTCCCCAcgcaaccccccccccccaaaaaaaaaaaaaaaaaaaaaaaaaaaaaaactcataaaactatgaaatcttttttctttttttaattggttacacacacccaatgggtcttgaacTCACGATCTCACTCTCCATCTCATTATTATGGTAGGAGGAAGTGCCAATTAAGCTATAGCTCAGTGGCAAACAATGAAATTTGTATTAAACTGTATTTATTGGTTAAGGTTTTTTGTTACTTTTAGTACCTAGATAGGTCTTATGCACAGCCTATGTGGATTATACTATTGTTAATTAACCAAGACTCACTAAGAGTCCAAAATACAAGAACTTTGTCAAACTATAGAGTTGTTATTAATACAATTGAAACTTCaaggtttaatttgaaacaGGATTAATTTCAAGAGTTCAGTATGCACTAATCCCAAAGTTTTTACTCTGCCAATAGCCTTTAGATCAAATTATATTTCCAGGTCCTATAAGAATAAGGTTAAAGGTGATCTCACAAGATCAAATCCCATTAAATGTGCAAGTAATTTACCAATTTTAAGAGGGGAAAAACTAATATTAAATAAGTAGAAGAATAATGAACTCACCCAGCGCACTGTGTCAAACAGAGGGCAAGTCAAACGAGCTGCTTTAAGTCTATTGGTAAGATCCTGGAGCTTTGGGCGATTTAGTGCAAGCGAGACTGCCTTCTCTTCATATTCTTTTgtacttttgaatattttggagggaacaaaagaaagaaataagtcAGCAATCGAAGAAAAAAGACAGCAATAAGCAAGTGATACTACTGACCCAACCTACACATATATGCATACAGACTGGCAGTatgtcttttttcttcttaaaaacaaaatgaaaggGTGGCAGGGGGCTTTGGCATAAAGAAGCGggagaattttattaataaagaagCCAACCtgagtacattggggatgtactatggGGGCAAAAATCATGAGCCAAAATTACAACGATCaagtaaaacaagaaaagaaaaacaagaaaaatgcgATAGAGCCACACTCCAAGCTAGGAGAGTATGTaagaaaaaaagacttaatctctAGAATGCACTTCTAGAGATTAACCAAATCCCTCAAAAAATCAGCCTTTCAGAATGCACTTCTTTTTGAAAAACCattactatttatattttttaaacaatcattttttattattcactcATTCTATGAATATGACCAGCTATGCTCTATGGTACGAAATGTTGAGCTGTTAAGAAgcaacatattcataaaatgagaATGTTAAAATGGATAAGTGGAAATACACGGAAATATAGGATTTGAAATAAGGAAATTCATTTAAAGATGGGGGTAGCCCCTATTAATGAAAAGAAGAGGGAGAGTTGCTTAAGATGGTTCGGTCATATTTAGAGGAGAGCAACTAATGAACCAATAAGAAAGAGTGAGTTGATCCAAGTTGAGGGAACGAAAAAAAGTACAAGAAGACCCCAAAATCACATTAGTAGAcgtaataaaaattgatatgtCAATTAAGGGAGTAAATAGAGAGTGTGACTTTATATAGAGTAAAATGGAGGAAAGGCATGCATATAGCTGACCCTAACTagccaaccccaaaattttcgaactaaggctttgtttgttattgttgttgttcaCTTTACTACTTGCgctcaacaaataaaaagctCCACCAAGACctccgaaaaaaaaagcatggcaTGATGAAATGGTAAAAGTAAACCCAATTACCAACCTCAGCCAGCAAGGAGACTATAGTCATAGTTGCTTTATTCAATCACTTATCAAAAAGAGAGACATACAACTCTGACCAGGAAgctattatttctgttttaaGGATACAACATAATTATCTACCTGCTAACAATCATCTCCTCTCCAACGCCAGTGGCTAGACACAGTGAACCAGCAACTCTAGTTGCCATTTTCTCAAGGGGAAGGGTCACCATAGGAAGACCAGCCCATAGAACATCAGTGCCTGTTGTATGTGCATTGCATAATGGACTACACAAAACAAAACCGGAACATATAATTGCCATCAACTGGGTCTCATAAATCTCATTTCCCattaaggttaaaaaaaatagggagcaagagagagagggaagacAAACAAATTGCCATTTGCCAATTCCAGAGAAAAGGACAAGTTTATAGTATGTTTACGTGTCAAGGAAAAGATCTGCTAGAGCACTGCGTCTGATATGTTCATTTTTCATGGCAACATCTGTGAAGATAATCTGATCTGGTTGCACACCCTGTTGCACAGCATCTGGACATACCAAAGCAAGTGAGAATGTACTGCTTGCATGGGTGGCACACCacaaggaaataaaatttttaggtATCTACATAAAACTCAACACATACAGTTGCGAAGTCTCATTTCACCAGCAGCTGGGAATCTGAGAAGCCAAAGTGCACTATTGGGGACACGCTTAAGAATATTGCACCTGTATTTGTCAAAACAAAGATAATTGAGTATCTTGCCTAATTCTATTAACACCAATATATCATGTAAGGACaacaaattcatcaaaattACCATGTATTGAAAATGTCAGGATCCATCTTGTAGAGCTGATTGAAACATGCAAAGATAAATTTGTCTTCTGGTAAGCCATAGTCTGACCTCTTTGGTTGGCACTTAAGGTCCAATACATCACGATTTTTCTAGTAAATGcaacaaaaagagagagctGTAAGATACTATGGACAAGAATTATATatggaaacaaaataaataactacGGCTGACCTGCTTGTAATCATTTACAAAATAACAATGAGGAAGGTGGACAAGCTTTTCAGAATAGATATGAGAAAAACAAGAAGGTGACACAAACTGCAAAGGTAGAAGCCAGTGTTAAATTTTACATAAAGAATTAGCTCTGAATTAGAGTAAAAAAttgaacagtagccaacctcatCAGTGACCAAATAATGTATATAACTCGCCCCAGTGGTCCCAGGAAATCCCATGTAAGAAATCTGTATTGGAGCAGGCTGCATGGCAAATATCTCATTTCTTGCCCCCTGcagaattaaaatgaaaaaatgtcaAACTATGAAACAGATAGAGGCGTGAATCGACCATAGTAGAGGGGAAAAATAGAAAGTTACAAAATGAGGTAAGATAAAATTAAAACGCATTTTGGAAAATGATGTGGAAAAGAACAACTTGAGCACTCAATGTGGGGCAAAAAAAGGAAGTTTcttaccaaaaatgaaaaaaatttaccttAGTATAACCATTAAGATTGACAAGGATTTGTATTTTATCCTCATTAATCAACCTGGCAATCATATCAGATGACATGGATGACACATCTATGAAGTGCTCTGCTTCTGACTGAATACGCTGCCTCCATTCAGTGCCATCATTTTGACTCAAGGCATAGCAGAACACCTGCACAAATAAACATATTTCTTGATCCCCCTCATGCAGTGGCATGAAACATAAGGAACTGAAAGGGTTTAGTTGGAATTATAAGATTCAAATCAGAAAAAGACCAAATTTACAAACCTCAACATTCTCTCTGTCATGCATACCAAATATTGAGCCCATAAGATGAGAAAGAGGGTGGTTGCCAAAGTCACTACTCACATATCTGAAAACCCAGATGACATAGAAATAAGattacagagagagagaaagagagagagagagagagagatgaatctTAAAACATACCCAACCCTTAGGCGGCCATTCCTACCCTCAACCCTTATAGGCAGGGGTGCAGGATAGTTGAAGGGAGGAAGTGAATAGCGAGATGCAATGACAGAGCAATGTGCAGCATATTTGCGGCTACAAGAAAAATAAGACGATTAGCATATAGCAAAATacaggatttttctttttaaatgttaaattaccgattgtcccaaaagcttaagttattggaatatggtaaatttaattatttaacaacatacttctaacactccccctcacgTGTGGGCCAAAACTACCTTTTAATAGGTGAGACCCAACACGTGAgaatttaaatgggaggtagagtgaaGGAGACAGAAATCAAACTCAAGACCTcttgctctaataccatattaaattaccgattgtcccaagAGCTAGAGCTATTGggatatagtaaatttaatcatttaatcacatACTCCTAACATTAAAGTAGGTACAAAAGTAAATTATACGGTATAGAACAAACAATTACCACTACATTAATCAAATAAAGCTTTTAATATAACATCCAAAAGGGCTATCTAATTACCTGATTTCCAGTGCAAGTATTGGATCAATGGGATATGCTATTGCATGGAAAGGTTGCACACTTGGAAGAACTGACATCTGAAGGGAATGGTTGAACACAATCAGATTTCACTTCTGGCTGATAAGTCAGCTAAAAGGACAAAACAACATGTCACAATATtacatggaaaaggaaaaagatacagATTGACACTGAACCTTTATTTGTCTCCTGAGTATCACTTCAACTTCAATAAATTTGTTCTCCCGATCCTCCCAGTCACAAACGCACTGCAAAACAGTAGTTACCATTAGCCAACCTTGTGAAATGAGGCATCTTATATATCACAAATAAATTTCAGTCATCTGTTGAAACTGGAATCAAATATCAACTAGGGAGATTTCGAATTCAGGTGTAAAATTCATATCTTCATGTTTCTCATTACTCATCACATTGCAAGCTAACTTTGTACCTTAAAAATATGATGATAAGGTGTCCAAAAAGAATTATCAGTGTAAACGTAGTCAAATATCAATAAGAATTTATGTTCACGAGTCATACTTATCCAAAATCAATGTATAATAACATACCAAAAAATCTCTGAGCAGAAATTCATTGCAAATTGAATTCATCATAAATCCATGATACCAGCAAATGCATTTGAAGACAGAAAGAAATATGAAACATCTCAACACCCCTCAAGACATGCCATTGTACTACTGATAAATTAattgtcccaaaaacttaagtTGATTATTCtaacaacacccccccccccctccctctcACATATGGGCCCAAACTCTCCTTAATAAGTGAGGGCCAacatttaggatttttttaaacttttttaaataGGAAGTAGAGCAAAGACAAGGTTCAAACTCAGAACcacctgctctaataccatgataaattaccaattgtctcAAAAACTTAAGCGGATAAGAAATTGTGAACTTTGGcaaactcttttttcttttagcttttttcGTTAGCTTTTTTCCTTATGTAAAAGCTTTTAAAGCCTAACTTTTTCTATTTACAACTTTACTTTGATCAACTTTTAAGTGTTTTAACACAAACAAATAAGCTTTCATGAAAAGCTACATCCAAATGCACTCTTAATCATTAATCTAACTATATTCTCacagttttttaaaatgttaaaatacaCAAAACACTCCTAGTTAATCTAAGAATCTATAAAGAAGgcataataacaaaaaaagaagctcAAATCCCAAGCTTTGTCAATCACAATTAAATTGAATTTGCAAGGCTAGGACATTCATGGAGGGAAAAATGCGGATTACAAAAAAACCTATATTAATGTGTAAATTATAAAGCCTTGTAGCCGCCAACCAAATACTGTACCCCTCAGCCACAATTTTGATCCCTATTCTAGCATTACTTGTGTAAAGCTCCAATAACTTAAGACCTTTTTTTGCGCACATTACCCATCATTTCAGCTACTACTTGTAACAGCCAATTGATATATGTCCAGCATACAAGGAGGTATCGTGCTTAGACCACTTCCCTCAATTAGGACAGATAATCATAATTATGACAGCAATTTAactttattatatatgaaatttatttgcTATTAGTATTTATCTCTATCTTTTTTATTGAACTTCTTAAATGCATTGATACTTCAATGACCAAACCACAAAGACGGATGTCTAGGTTGTGCTCAAATCATTTTCCAATTGTCCTTGAGGGTGGATCTTTTCAGAGAGGGAGTAGGCCATTTagatttgagaatatgtggcttaAGGATGAGGGTTTTGTGGATAGTTCGGTCTTGATGGGAATCCTATCAGTTTCAAGGTGCTCCGAGTTTTGTTCTGGCCAATAAactaaaacttttgaaaaatgatttgaaaagaTGGAATGTGGAGGTGTTTGGTCATGTTGAAGATCGgattaaaaaattgtggaagGACCTGAGTGTTCTAGAGAATATTGAGGATAGTCGGGGTCTATCAGCGGAGGAAACGTTAGAAGTGGGAAGAATTCGTGATGAGTTAGAAAAAGCTACTCTGTTGGAAGAAATTTGTTTGAGGCAGAAATCTAGAGGTCTCTGTATTAGGGAAGGAGACAGGaatactaaattaaattttcccatCATATAGCTAACTCTCACAAGAGGTTTAACTCTATTGATAGGCTTATGGTGAATGGGGATTTGTCTTTGGACCCGGCGGCCATTGCAGACTGTATCTCTCGATTCTATAGGCAGCTATATCTTGAGGATGTGGCTCATAGACCTATCTTAGATAATGTGGATAGTAGATTGAAGTCAGGAATTCCAGGTGTGTTGTGTAAGTTGGATGTGGAGAACGCATATGATCATGTGTGTTGGGGTTTTTTAATGTATATGCTTCAGCGCTTTGGGTTCTCagagaaatggagaaaatggataATGTATTGCATTTCAACTGTAAAATTTTCCATTCTGATCAATAGTTGTCCATTTGATTTCTTTGGAAGTTCTAGGGGGATTCGGTAAGGGGACCCATTCTCTCCATTGCTTTTTGATATTGTTATGGGGGCATTAAGTCATATGTTGGATATGGCTGCCTCCGCTGGGCAATTCTCAGGTTTTTCTGTGGGTAGTACGGCTAGTCCGTCATTGATGGTGTCTCATCTTTTATTTGCAAATGACactcttattttttgtgatgctgaACCTTCTCAGATTGCTAATTTGAGGGCGATTcttgctagattttttttgtgggggggggggggggggtgggttgGGTCTCAGGGTTATGTATTAATTTGGGAAAATCTAAGTTGGTACCTGTTTGTGTGGTACACAATTTGGAGGCTTTGGTGGGTCTGTTGGGGTGTGGGCAATCTTCTCTGCCCTTGAAATTTTTGGGCCTTCCATTAGGTGTTAAGTTTAAGGATTTatctatttggaatcctatccTAAAGAGAATGGAGAGGAGATTAGCAGGTTGGAAGATACTATATTTATCTAAAGGGGGTAAGGTGACACTCATTAAAAGCACACTCTCGTCTTTACCTACATACTTCTTTTCCCTTCTTCCTTTACCAGGTAAGGTGGCAAAGCATATGGAGAAACTACAAACAGACTTTCTGTGGAGTGGAATTGGTGGCAAACCTAAATTACATCTAGTTAAATGGGCCAAGGTCTATAAGCCTTTGCAAGTTAGGGGGTTAGGTATAAGACATTTGGGAAGCTTTAATTCTACCTTGCTAGGAAAATGGTTGTGGAGGTATGGCATGGAGACTGATGCTTTATGGAGGAGGGTTATAGAGGCAAAATATGGGAATATTTGGGATGGTTGGTGTACGAAAAAGGTGACGAGTCCTTATGGGGTCAGCCTGTGGAGATACATTAGAAGTGGCTGGTTGAACTTCTCTAAACTCCTTGTGTATGATGTGGGGGATGGTactagagtgaaattttggaagCATGTGTGGTGCAGGGATTGTACTTTCCAAGAGGTCTTTCCAGAGCTTTATTGTCTTAGTCGGTCAAAGGATTCCTCGGAGGCTGAAGTTATGGGTTGGTCTGCTGGGAGGTTTCACTGGAATATTCAGTTTTGTCGTCCTCCACAAGATTGGGAACAAGAAGCCTTTGATCGGTTTATGGGGTTGGTCTATTCTTCGACAGTGTGGGGGTTGGGCCCAGATAAGGTTTGTTGGAAGCCAGCAAGGAAtagaggttttgaggttagaGGTTATCATAGCTCCTTCTACCCTCCTACTCTTATATCCTTCCCTTGGAGAATGATATGGCAATCGAAGGTTTCTTCGCTTGGTTTGCTTTCTTATGTAAGATCTTAACAACAAGCAACCTTCGTAAAAGAAGTATGCTAGTGCTTgattggtgctatatgtgtaagaGATGTGGGGAGTTTATGGATCATCTTCTGCTTCATTACCCCATAGCTTGGGAGTTGTGGTCTTTGGTCTTCTACTTgtttggtattcattgggttatgccttATACTGTTCTTGAGTTGTTTGAGGCTTGGCAAGGAAAGTTTGCGCAACATCGTAACATAGATGTTTGGAGATTAGTGCCTCATTGCTTGATCTGCTAGAAACTTTGAGGGTTGTGAATGTTTTTTGCTAGAGATTACTTTTTTCTTGCACTCTCTTTGAATGGAGCGTggtcttttctcatttttcttgttcttcttttcctatttttcttGATCGTTGTACTTTTGGTTCCTAATTTGTGCCCccatagtacatccccaatgtatTCGGCTTGgcactttttctattattaataatatttttatgttacTTATCAATTTAATGACCAAACCAAATAACAGGTACtgaatcttttttttccctccatcCCCGCTCTCAACCCTTCTAGATGCAAGGTATTATAGTTCCAACTTAAGCAATGACTAAATATTCCATATCAATGATGTGTTGCAAGGCAAAGTCCCACCTCCTTGGGGCACATTGCACCTGCAACATTTAACATTCCAAATTTGGAATGTTAAATGTTGCAGGTGCAATGTGCCCCAAGGAAGCGTAAAGTTTGATACTCGGTCTTTTTACCATAAGATTTGGGATGTTCCTACTTCTATTTTCCCTTGGAAGGGCATTTGGAAAGCAAAGGTTCCCAAAAGGGTGGcttttttttatgtggacagCAGTTCATAGCCAAATTATTACATTGGATAATCTTATGCTTCGATGTCACCCTTTGGCAAATCGATGTTGTATATGTTGTTGAAATGAGGAATCTGTGGATCACCTCCTTATTTTTTTGTCTGATAGCTCACTTTTTGTGGGTGCATATGATTCAGGTGTTTGGGATTCattgggtcatgccaggttttgttgttgttttattattttgttggtagCAATGGCTTGGGAAACATAATTccgatatttggaatttggttccaaGCAGTTTGATGTAGATTATTTGGACAGAACGAAATCATCGTTCTTTCAAGGATACTAAGAAATCGTTGGCTCAGTTAATAGATTCGTGCCAGCGGactctctttgattggtctcggtgTTGGGGTTTCTCAGACGGTTCTTCTCTTATTAATTTCTCGTCTCTTAGCATAGTTTCTTGATTCCtatgtttctttactttttgtttgttgttcTTTGTTCATGATTGTGAACAccctattttcctttttcttttttattttatttaataatactactcttttacctatcaaaaaaaaaaaaaaacttgtgatcATGATTGACCATTCTGAGATGATACCAGTAAAGGAAACAAGCTGACCAAGTAAcccaatatttttcttttatataccTGTAATGTGTGAAGAAGATTACAAGTTGCTTCTGGAAAGTCAGGGCGTAGAATTAGTGCTTGCTTGTAGCTTTTAACAGCGGCTTCAACGTGTCCActgtaaagtgtcaaaattagAGATTAAAGTcattcaacaaaaagttaagTATGCTCAATAATATAGCTCCATTGCTCCTTTAACAATAGCTATACAGTACCTGTCCTTGTAAGCTGAAGCCAGATTTGCATGTGCTTCAGCCATAGTCGGCCGGATATTAATAGCCCG contains:
- the LOC115994343 gene encoding probable UDP-N-acetylglucosamine--peptide N-acetylglucosaminyltransferase SEC, with the translated sequence MVTMISLQGDPRLSHHHQHHHHHQQLLQQQQLQLQKLQLAPYNDDSLAASSSSSSSLPNLKHSQALDSHEVDEGMLIAHAHQMYKAGNFKQALEHCNAVYERNPQRTDNLLLLGAIHYQLHDFDMCIAKNEEALQIDPRFAECYGNMANAWKEKGNIDFAIRYYLTAIELRPNFADAWANLASAYLLKGRFNEAAQCCRQALALNPHLVDAHSNLGNLMKAQGLVQEAYNCYVEALRIQPKFAIAWSNLAGLFMEAGDLKKALQYYKEAIKLKPTFSDAYLNLGNVYKALGMPQEAILCYERALQVQPDYVTAYGNLASIYYEQGNLEMAIFHFKRAISLDSGFLEAYNNLGNALKDSGRVEEAIQCYRQCLALQPTHPQALTNLGNIYMEWNMLSAAASYYKATLSVTTGISAPFNNLAIIYKQQGNYVDAISCYNEVLRIDPLAADGLVNRGNTYKEIGRVNEAIQDYMRAINIRPTMAEAHANLASAYKDSGHVEAAVKSYKQALILRPDFPEATCNLLHTLQCVCDWEDRENKFIEVEVILRRQIKMSVLPSVQPFHAIAYPIDPILALEISRKYAAHCSVIASRYSLPPFNYPAPLPIRVEGRNGRLRVGYVSSDFGNHPLSHLMGSIFGMHDRENVEVFCYALSQNDGTEWRQRIQSEAEHFIDVSSMSSDMIARLINEDKIQILVNLNGYTKGARNEIFAMQPAPIQISYMGFPGTTGASYIHYLVTDEFVSPSCFSHIYSEKLVHLPHCYFVNDYKQKNRDVLDLKCQPKRSDYGLPEDKFIFACFNQLYKMDPDIFNTWCNILKRVPNSALWLLRFPAAGEMRLRNYAVQQGVQPDQIIFTDVAMKNEHIRRSALADLFLDTPLCNAHTTGTDVLWAGLPMVTLPLEKMATRVAGSLCLATGVGEEMIVSSTKEYEEKAVSLALNRPKLQDLTNRLKAARLTCPLFDTVRWVRNLERSYFKMWNLYCSGQHPQPFKVSENDVEFPYDG